The DNA region CGGAGGGCAGGGCGGACAGTTCCACCAGTCTCGCGATGAGCCGCTCTGCCGCGGCCTCGGAGGGCGCATGGCCTCGCAGCCGGCCATGGAGCAGCAGCGCCGCGGCGGCCGGCGCACTGTCACACGGCCAGATGGAGGTACTGAAGCTGGGCAGCAGCAACTGGTGTTCGAGCGCCTTCACGACCTGGCTGGCCAGGGCATCGAAGAGCGCCGTGGACGCAGCGTCCTGCATGCCCGCGCGTTCGATGCCCGCGAGCATCAGCAGCACATAGCCCCGGTAGAGGATGCTCCGTGGCAGGGCGTGGCCCAGGACGACGTCCGTCCCACCGCGCATGAAGGGGGCCCGGGCCCGTCCCAGCGCGTCCGCGAGGAGCGCATGCAGTCGTCGCTGCGTGTCCGGCAGGGGATGGCCGTCCAGCGCCGCCTGAACGAGGATGAAGGACAGGTGGCCATCGCAGAGGAGCTGTGACTCGACGAAGCGGCGCTTCGCATCGCCGAGCAACATCGTCTCGCACCCCTTGCCGAGGATGCGCTGTTCCAGTGCGTCCAGCGCGGATGCGGAGAGCTGTCCGTATCCCTGGGATGAGGAATGAGGACGGGGCGGCGCATGGTCGCTCCCTACCGGGCTCTCCGTTCTTGCGCTGCCGGCCAGGCATGCACAGAGCGCCAGGAGGGGAAGGCCCGTCCGGCGGAAGCGGGCGTGGGTGGGTCGTGGCATGAGCGGAGAGCTGAGCACGCACGCGGATGGCCAAGGTCATCCGGTGGGCTCGCCGGTCGCCAGGACAGGCTCAGCGGCTTCTTCTCGCGCGTGGAGGGTCGCGGGTTCCAAAGGGGAACGGCCAGTTCACCAGTCCACGCTGAAGGGACGCCATGGGTTGCCCTTGAGGTCAGAGCCTTCAGATTGGCAGTGGAGGTTGCGTGTGCATGGCGCTTCAGCCCGAAGTGAGCAGGTGGGACGTCACGCCTTCGGAGGCGGTGGAGCTGCAGCGCCGGCTGCGTGAGCAGTTGGTGCTCCGGCCGCCCCCTGGGCTGAAGGTGGAGCGCATCGCGGGCGCGGACATCTCCACGGAGAAGGGGAAGGACACCGGCTTTGGTGGGTTCGTCGTCCTGGACGTGGAGACGTTGGCGCCGGTGGCCCAGTCTGAGGCCGTGGTGACGTTGCACTTTCCCTACGTGCCGGGCCTGCTGTCCTTCCGCGAGCTGCCCACCATCGCCGCTGCCTGGGAACGGCTCACGGTGCGCCCCGATGTGGTCATCTTCGATGGACAAGGCACCGCCCATCCCCGGCGCATGGGGATTGCGTGTCACGGAGGGTTGCTGTTCGGCGTGCCATCCATCGGCTGTGCCAAGTCCCTGCTGGTGGGGACGCACGGACCGCTGGGCGAGGCGAGAGGCTCCACCGCGCCCCTCATGCACCGGGGCGAGGTCGTGGGCATGGCGGTGCGCACGCGCAAGGGCGTGCAGCCCGTCTACGTGTCCCCGGGCCACCTGATGGACCTGCCCACGGCGGTGGAGTGGGTGCTCAAGGTGAGCCCGAAGTACCGCGAGCCGGAGACCACGCGGCATGCGCACCGGCTGGTCAACGCACTCCGTCGCGCGGACGGAGAGGCCGCCGAACTGGAGTAGGTGCCGGCCCCTGATTTTGACCGCCGTCCCAACCGACTCTATGTCCGGAGGTGGCTCCATCGCGTGGGGCCTCAAGGAACGGCGGCTCGGGCGTCTGTCTCCCTGGCCGCCCTTCCCGCCAGCCCGTACTGGCGGTAGCACCTCAGGCCGCGAAACAGGGCTGGGGCCAGGGCGGGAGATGTCATTGGGAGCGCCAATGCGGAGGTTGTCGTCACCTTGGAGTGAGCTGGCGTCGCATTACGCCGTGGTGGTGGTGGGCTCGGGGTACGGAGGGGCCATCACCGCCAGCCGATTGGCTCGCGCGGGCCAGCAGGTCTGTGTCCTGGAGCGAGGCCGGGAGCTCCTGCCCGGTGACTACCCGCGCACGGACGCCGAGTTCATGTCCGAGTTCCAGGTTCACTTCGACCCCGAAGCCGCCGCCGATGTGGGCAGTCCGACGGCCTTGTTCGAGCTCCACCGGGGCGGGGATGTCTCCGTCGTCACGGGCTGCGGCCTGGGCGGGACGTCGCTCATCAATGCCAACGTGGCCATGCGGCCGGACCCTCGCGTGTTCCTGGATGGGCGTTGGCCGGACGCGTTCCGCGCCGACGTGGACGGCTTGCTGGAGGACGGCTTCGCTTGGGCCGAGCACATGCTGCGGCCATTGCCCTATCCGGAATCCGCGCCGCCGCTGGCCACGCTGTCGGCGCTGGCGAAATCGGCGGAGAAGCTGGGCGGCACCTTTCGCCGGCCTCCCCTGGCCGTCACCTTCGAGGAGGGCGTCAACGCCGCGGGGGTGCGTCAGGGCGCTTGCACGTTGTGCGGTGACTGCATGACGGGCTGCAACTTCGGCGCGAAGAACTCCGTGCTGATGAACTACCTGCCGGACGCGCACCGCCATGGGGCGAAGCTCTTCACCGAGGTGGGCGTGCGCTACCTGGCGCGCGATGGTGCCCGGTGGCGCGTGTACTACCGGCCGATGAACGCCGGCCGCGAGCGGTTCGATGCGCCAGACCTGTGGTTGACCGCCGACCGCGTCATCCTCGCGGCGGGGACCATGGGCACCGCGGAGCTCCTGCTTCGCTCGAAGGCGCTGGGGTTGTCCCTCTCCGGGCGTCTGGGCCAGCGTTTCAGCAACAACGGGGACGTGATGGCGTTCGGTTACAACACGGACGTCCCGGTCTATGGCGTGGGTCTGGGCGAGGCGCCCTCCGCGGGGCGCGAGCCCGTGGGTCCCACCATCACCGGTATCATCGATGACCGGGCCACGCTGCGGCAGGAAGACGGCATGATCATCGAGAACGGCGCGATTCCCGCCGCGCTCGCGCGTCCCGTGACGGCGCTGCTCGCCGCGGCGTCGGCCATCGCCGGGCAGGACACGGACCGGGGCGTCATCGACCGGGTTGGGGAA from Myxococcus xanthus includes:
- a CDS encoding GMC oxidoreductase, with the protein product MRRLSSPWSELASHYAVVVVGSGYGGAITASRLARAGQQVCVLERGRELLPGDYPRTDAEFMSEFQVHFDPEAAADVGSPTALFELHRGGDVSVVTGCGLGGTSLINANVAMRPDPRVFLDGRWPDAFRADVDGLLEDGFAWAEHMLRPLPYPESAPPLATLSALAKSAEKLGGTFRRPPLAVTFEEGVNAAGVRQGACTLCGDCMTGCNFGAKNSVLMNYLPDAHRHGAKLFTEVGVRYLARDGARWRVYYRPMNAGRERFDAPDLWLTADRVILAAGTMGTAELLLRSKALGLSLSGRLGQRFSNNGDVMAFGYNTDVPVYGVGLGEAPSAGREPVGPTITGIIDDRATLRQEDGMIIENGAIPAALARPVTALLAAASAIAGQDTDRGVIDRVGELARIADSAVRGPYHGAMRNTQTFLVMSHDDGAGELRLSGDRVRVHWPGAGRQAVFTRVDERLRRATEALGGTFVRNPLWNKLTGHELLCTHPLGGCAMGERAEEGVVDHEGRVFAGPEGTEVHEGLYVSDGSVIPRPLGINPLLTISAVAERTVALMARRHGWSVDYSPVPEAPGPRPTQPLAVQFTETMYGYISAGADEDFLRAGDPARRDTSPFRFIVTVDSRDLEETLAHPLHPMQLSGCVVAPVLSSRPMTVERGVLHLMTHEGARPGGRRMRYQLPLVSESGERFFVDGYKDVHDDDGPDLWVDTTRLLVSIFRGEDASGRCIFRGYLRLNAKDFAVQLSTLRVLHAQGTVQRLAALARFGRFFFGELFETYVRSKAA
- the nfi gene encoding deoxyribonuclease V (cleaves DNA at apurinic or apyrimidinic sites); the protein is MCMALQPEVSRWDVTPSEAVELQRRLREQLVLRPPPGLKVERIAGADISTEKGKDTGFGGFVVLDVETLAPVAQSEAVVTLHFPYVPGLLSFRELPTIAAAWERLTVRPDVVIFDGQGTAHPRRMGIACHGGLLFGVPSIGCAKSLLVGTHGPLGEARGSTAPLMHRGEVVGMAVRTRKGVQPVYVSPGHLMDLPTAVEWVLKVSPKYREPETTRHAHRLVNALRRADGEAAELE